The window TTCGATTAAGCATGGCTAGAAGTTTACTTCTTCGCCTTCTTGGCACACTGGAACGAAGAACAGGTTATTCCTCTTGGACAAACAACGAAGGACGCGTCTTCTCAGCGCAGACGGGTTTTCAAGTGCGAGATCCCGTGCAGAAGCTTCACGGGATGACAAAGTGAGTGGATTTAGGGGAAGGCGGCACCAGTCTGTCCACCGTATTTGCCGTGTTGGATCCTCATTTTCAGTTGCCGAAAATACCTAACTAGAGACTCTTATTTATTGGAAAGAGTAAGAATCTTACTTGAATTAGATGAAATAAGCATAGTTCGAGCAGATTTGTATTCATTCAAGAATGTCGTCCAGTATTCCTCTTATTGTGTGACAGATGTGATTGAACCCGATATCCCTGGCATAATCGAACTGATTCTGATAGTCCTTCCAGGACTCATTCATTGCATTGCTGGTCTGGACAGTTTCCATTATTTCATCATAGCGCTTGATTATGTGTGTAGTTCCTCTGCTTTGGCAGGTATTTAACAAAGCTTCCTTCAAAGTACGCGGATCTATGTTTTGCCATTGCAGCTTGCGAATTATATAGATGTCGTAGAAATCCCTGGGACGAGTATTCTGATTTCCTCTTGTTATCGTTGTTTCTAGTTTCTCGGCCATTATCGTCTCCAGGTTATATGCAAGTATTCTGATGCTCCGGGAACCGAAAAGCAGTTTAAATTCATAGTCGATTTCTTTTGGCGTTATTATGTCTCCTGTGGTTATATCCACTTTAAGAG of the Mesotoga sp. UBA6090 genome contains:
- a CDS encoding nucleotidyl transferase AbiEii/AbiGii toxin family protein, which produces MKNSMQLKAIIKNMARSKNISAQIVLQNYMLERLLERISSSRYKSKFILKGGFLIASIVGLDTRTTMDMDATIKGLKVNAESISNMLNEVCTIEINDDVVFLLRRIEEIRENSDYHGYRVALEATYPPIKVPLKVDITTGDIITPKEIDYEFKLLFGSRSIRILAYNLETIMAEKLETTITRGNQNTRPRDFYDIYIIRKLQWQNIDPRTLKEALLNTCQSRGTTHIIKRYDEIMETVQTSNAMNESWKDYQNQFDYARDIGFNHICHTIRGILDDILE